The DNA window GGCCTCATAGAGCGCGCGGTCGGCCCGGCGCAGCGTATCGGCCAGATCCTCGCCACTCTCGACCAGCGTGAGGCCGACGCTGACCGTGACGGCATGCGCCGACCCCGGCGCCAGACGGGCCACCGCCCGCCGCAGATGCTCACACACCAGCAGGGCCCCCTGTTCGTCCAGCCCCGGCAGCAGCATCACGAACTCCTCGCCGCCGATCCGGGCCAGCATGGCGGACGAAGGCCGGTTGCGGTCAAGGCACAGGCCGACAGCCTTGAGCACCTCGTCGCCCTGCGCATGGCCGAAGCTGTCGTTGATCTTTTTGAAGTGGTCGATGTCGATCACCGCGACGCCCACCGGAAAGCCGCCATGCCGATCGGCCATCAGCGCGGCAAATCGCTCGAAAAGCGCGCGGCGGTTGGGCAGGCTGGTCAGAAGGTCGGTGCGCGCCTGAAGCGAATTGGTCTGCACCACCGTCTGCAGCACGGTGATCAGCGACAGCAATCCGGCGGCCACCATCAGAAAGCCCGTGCTGGACTGCGACACCACCGCATAGAGCGTGTGGGCATAATGCGTTTCGCTGACAGCGCCCCCCAGCAGCAGCGCGGCAAAGGGCTTGAGCAGGAAATGCAGCGCGGTCAGCACGAAAACGCCCGCCAGAACGCGGTTCATCGCCGAAGGCGGAGCATGGCGCCAGGTGGTGACCGCACACAGCGTGCTGCCCAGCGCGAAAGAACCCTGAAAGCCAAGGTCGATCCACAGGCTCTTATCCGGCATGCCGATCGTGACCCAGCTATAGGCAAGGCCGATCAGCACAATCATCGCGGCAGCCCGCCAGCAGGGGCGTTTGCCGTAAAATTGCGACATCACCGGTGAGTAGAGCGTGATCCCTCCGAGAAATCCCCCGGCGGCGATCATGCCCATCCATTTCAGATCGCCTCCGAAGAGGATCGCCATCTCACCCAGCGGATTGAGCGCCCCCAAGCCGTAGCAGAGCGCGATCCACCGGGCCTTGCGCACGCTGGGGTTGAGCTGTGCGATGGTGAGAAAGCTCGCCACCAGCATGGCGGCAATGGTGATGTTCACCAGAAAGGGCAGCAAGGCTTGTGGCATGTCGTCACCGCTGATTGGCGTCCCACCGCCAGATCAGCGCGGAGATCAGAATCGATGTATGAACGGAAAGGCTTTCCAATCCGTTATACCACGTAATCAGCCCCGCAGGCGGTCATCGGGTGACAGGGGCACTGATCCTGAAGCGCGCCAGCATGTCGCGGAATGTCAGCCCGGCATCGATCTGAGTGTAGACACGCATGGGCCGTCCATCGGGGCGTGCCACATAGCTGCCATTGTCGAGAAGGCGCGGCGTGGGCATGGCAGCAAAGCGGCAAGAGGTCGGATCGGGCTGCATGGGAGGCACCAGCGCGGTCAAGGTCACCAGCGGACTGTCGCCCAGCACATAGGCGTCGGTGGTGGGGATCGGCGGCAGGCCCGGTATCTTGCTGGCCAACATCGCGGGGATCGCATCAACCCTGGCCTTCAGATAGGCTCCCAAAGGCCCGCTTGCGCCCAATTCTTCCAGCTCGGCGTTGGAAAACAGCATCTGGCTGTAGGCGTCGGAGGGCACCTGCCAGATTTCGATATCGGACTCGTTGAACAGCACCTGCGCGGCGATCGGGTCGATCGAAAAGTTGAACTCGGGCTCACCGGCTTTCACACCGGGATTGCCGAAGCCCGGATGCGTGTTGCCAC is part of the Novosphingobium sp. genome and encodes:
- a CDS encoding GGDEF domain-containing protein, whose protein sequence is MPQALLPFLVNITIAAMLVASFLTIAQLNPSVRKARWIALCYGLGALNPLGEMAILFGGDLKWMGMIAAGGFLGGITLYSPVMSQFYGKRPCWRAAAMIVLIGLAYSWVTIGMPDKSLWIDLGFQGSFALGSTLCAVTTWRHAPPSAMNRVLAGVFVLTALHFLLKPFAALLLGGAVSETHYAHTLYAVVSQSSTGFLMVAAGLLSLITVLQTVVQTNSLQARTDLLTSLPNRRALFERFAALMADRHGGFPVGVAVIDIDHFKKINDSFGHAQGDEVLKAVGLCLDRNRPSSAMLARIGGEEFVMLLPGLDEQGALLVCEHLRRAVARLAPGSAHAVTVSVGLTLVESGEDLADTLRRADRALYEAKRAGRDRCRVADEQISATGPVRLSLVGGVQEPDRRTWGRSGA
- a CDS encoding nucleoside hydrolase, encoding MDLTLDRRLFVGSTIACLAGLPHAAAALAGQPLLARVILDNDFAGDPDGLFQLAHHVLCRSVRIPLIIGSHLPAAFSSGHDARDSADRARELLALMQLDRSHTPIAGAEAPIRSRTSWTPSAASAAIVREAMRDDVKEPLIYASGAGLTDLALAWLSEPRIGRRIRLIWIGGNTHPGFGNPGVKAGEPEFNFSIDPIAAQVLFNESDIEIWQVPSDAYSQMLFSNAELEELGASGPLGAYLKARVDAIPAMLASKIPGLPPIPTTDAYVLGDSPLVTLTALVPPMQPDPTSCRFAAMPTPRLLDNGSYVARPDGRPMRVYTQIDAGLTFRDMLARFRISAPVTR